In one Bos taurus isolate L1 Dominette 01449 registration number 42190680 breed Hereford unplaced genomic scaffold, ARS-UCD2.0 Leftover_ScbfJmS_2281, whole genome shotgun sequence genomic region, the following are encoded:
- the LOC790500 gene encoding LOW QUALITY PROTEIN: melanoma-associated antigen B5-like (The sequence of the model RefSeq protein was modified relative to this genomic sequence to represent the inferred CDS: inserted 1 base in 1 codon) produces MTSLLEQXLLHKYKMKQPIMKENMLKIIHPRYHNRFAEILKRASEHIEAVFAVDLKEVDSTIHSYDLVSKLNLPNNGRVWDGRGLPKTGLLMTVLGVIFVKGNCAAEEDIWKFLNMMRVYAGRKHFIYGEPRKLITKDFVTMKYLEYRQVANSDPPRYEFLWGPRAHAETSKMKVLEFLAKVNDTVPSAFSSQYEEALQDEERARATVPARPGTTRHVPRPRPAASPTPTEDQDF; encoded by the exons ATGACAAGTTTGTTGGAAC TTCTTCtgcataaatataaaatgaagcagcCCATCATGAAGGAAAACATGCTGAAGATTATCCACCCAAGATACCATAACCGATTTGCCGAGATTCTCAAGAGAGCCTCTGAACACATCGAGGCTGTCTTTGCAGTTGACTTGAAGGAAGTTGATTCAACCATCCACTCCTATGACCTTGTCAGCAAACTGAACCTGCCCAACAATGGGAGAGTGTGGGATGGTAGGGGCTTACCTAAGACCGGTCTCCTGATGACAGTTCTGGGTGTGATCTTCGTGAAGGGCAACTGTGCCGCTGAGGAAgatatctggaaattcttgaaTATGATGCGAGTATATGCTGGGAGAAAACACTTCATCTACGGAGAGCCCAGGAAGCTCATCACCAAAGACTTTGTGACGATGAAGTACCTGGAGTACCGCCAGGTTGCCAACAGCGATCCTCCACGTTACGAGTTCCTGTGGGGCCCACGAGCCCATGCTGAAACCAGCAAAATGAAAGTCTTGGAATTTTTGGCAAAAGTCAATGATACGGTCCCCAGTGCCTTCTCATCACAATATGAAGAAGCTTTGCAAGATGAGGAGAGAGCTCGAGCCACAGTTCCAGCCAGGCCTGGCACCACCAGGCATGTTCCACGGCCACGTCCAGCAGCTTCTCCCACCCCTACTGAAGaccaagacttttaa